Proteins from a genomic interval of Desulfitibacter alkalitolerans DSM 16504:
- the ftsW gene encoding putative lipid II flippase FtsW — MLDKNRHAPDFIIFFVTLILLSIGIIMVFSSSAYSTLLSHGDQYFYLKRQLINAFIGFIALVFAMNIHYRVLYRFAAPILLITLGLLVLTLLIGKVSGGAGRWIGFGGIVFQPSEIVKLAMVIFVAKSLSLNQKYLKYFGKGLLPQLVILGIVCALILAQPDLGTAVAVAGTVYLLLAVAGAKILHLGLLAVGGLLAVVAAIIAEPYRLRRIMAFINPYEDPIGAGFQTIQSLLALGSGGLFGMGLGNGRQKLLYIPERHTDFIYAILGEELGFIGAAFILILFVIFVWRGFKIAVTAPDYFTSLVAAGVTIMISFQALMNIGVVTGSLPVTGITLPFISYGGSSLVFTLAGVGVLLGISRYTKST; from the coding sequence ATGTTAGATAAAAACAGGCACGCCCCCGACTTTATCATTTTTTTTGTTACTCTTATTTTATTAAGTATAGGAATCATAATGGTTTTTAGCTCCAGCGCATACTCAACCTTACTAAGTCATGGGGACCAGTATTTTTATTTGAAAAGGCAGCTTATTAATGCATTCATTGGTTTTATTGCTCTTGTATTTGCCATGAATATTCACTATAGGGTTCTTTATAGATTTGCAGCTCCTATTTTACTGATTACTTTGGGATTGTTAGTGCTTACCCTTCTAATAGGAAAGGTAAGTGGTGGTGCTGGCAGATGGATTGGCTTTGGAGGCATAGTATTCCAGCCTTCAGAAATTGTAAAACTGGCCATGGTAATTTTTGTAGCTAAAAGCCTTAGTCTTAACCAAAAGTATTTGAAGTACTTTGGAAAGGGATTACTGCCCCAACTGGTTATATTGGGTATTGTATGTGCCCTGATTTTGGCCCAGCCTGATCTTGGTACAGCAGTTGCAGTAGCTGGAACAGTCTATTTGCTGCTGGCAGTTGCAGGGGCTAAAATACTGCACTTGGGACTGCTTGCTGTTGGTGGCCTTTTAGCTGTTGTGGCTGCAATTATTGCAGAACCATATAGACTGAGAAGAATCATGGCGTTCATTAATCCCTATGAAGACCCCATTGGTGCTGGCTTTCAGACTATCCAGTCCCTCTTGGCACTTGGATCAGGGGGACTTTTTGGAATGGGTCTGGGCAATGGCAGGCAAAAGCTTCTCTATATTCCTGAACGGCATACAGATTTTATATATGCAATTCTTGGCGAGGAGTTAGGTTTTATTGGTGCAGCGTTTATTCTAATACTATTTGTAATATTTGTCTGGAGAGGCTTTAAAATAGCAGTTACAGCACCAGATTACTTTACTAGTCTTGTGGCAGCTGGTGTTACAATAATGATATCCTTCCAGGCATTAATGAATATAGGTGTTGTAACTGGATCTTTGCCTGTTACTGGTATAACCCTGCCATTTATTAGCTATGGAGGTTCAAGTCTTGTATTTACCCTGGCAGGAGTTGGAGTACTGCTGGGTATATCCAGGTATACAAAAAGTACTTAG
- the murB gene encoding UDP-N-acetylmuramate dehydrogenase — translation MKQDIISRQLREILTDDELRFNEPLSRWTTWRVGGPAEYLVFPSTVEKVAWVIKTAKAHNIPIVVLGNGSNVLVKDKGIKGIVINTSKLEKVEVKGTCIFAEAGVTMPYLAKHALQNNLTGLEFSVGIPASLGGAILMNAGAWGKSIGEVIKEVKVVDMEGEVKNLSKGDMVFKYRESSFQRGAQVIVGGSLELAKGDPIKIKNLMNLHQKSRLEKQPLRLPNAGSVFKNPEGYAAGYLIESVGLKGFSIGGAQISDKHANFIVNTGNATAEDILNLMERTIHCVESFYGIHLEPEVSILG, via the coding sequence ATGAAACAAGATATAATTTCTCGACAGCTAAGGGAAATTCTTACAGATGATGAACTGCGTTTCAATGAGCCATTGAGTAGGTGGACTACATGGAGGGTTGGTGGCCCAGCTGAATATCTAGTATTTCCAAGTACAGTTGAAAAGGTTGCCTGGGTAATTAAAACTGCAAAGGCTCATAACATTCCAATTGTTGTATTGGGTAATGGCTCTAACGTATTGGTTAAGGATAAGGGCATAAAGGGAATAGTAATAAACACATCCAAGCTGGAAAAGGTAGAGGTTAAGGGAACATGTATTTTTGCTGAAGCTGGAGTTACCATGCCTTATCTGGCAAAGCATGCATTACAAAATAACCTTACGGGGCTAGAGTTTTCCGTTGGGATTCCTGCATCCCTTGGAGGTGCAATTTTAATGAATGCCGGGGCCTGGGGAAAATCTATTGGAGAGGTGATTAAAGAAGTAAAGGTAGTTGATATGGAAGGGGAAGTTAAAAACTTGTCTAAAGGAGATATGGTTTTTAAGTATCGTGAAAGCAGTTTCCAAAGAGGTGCTCAGGTGATAGTTGGCGGTAGTCTTGAACTGGCTAAAGGTGATCCGATTAAAATAAAAAACCTCATGAATCTTCATCAAAAGAGCAGACTTGAGAAGCAGCCATTAAGACTGCCAAATGCAGGGAGCGTGTTTAAGAATCCAGAGGGCTATGCAGCTGGATATTTAATTGAATCAGTTGGCTTAAAGGGATTTTCAATAGGAGGAGCACAAATTTCTGATAAACATGCAAACTTCATAGTAAATACTGGGAATGCAACAGCGGAGGATATACTTAATCTAATGGAGAGAACAATCCATTGCGTTGAAAGCTTTTACGGAATTCACCTGGAGCCGGAGGTCAGTATATTAGGATAG
- the murA gene encoding UDP-N-acetylglucosamine 1-carboxyvinyltransferase, with translation MKTDKFVVVGGKKLSGKIRVSGSKNAVLPIMAASILSNREVVIHDVPSISDVMEMTKMLEILGAKVKKEGNVYTIDSSNVQPQEFSESIVRKIRASSLFMGPMLGKFGSIKVAYPGGCNIGSRPIDLHLKGFEKLNAVVVERHGYIEANGANLQGGIIYLDFPSVGATQNLVMAACLIPGDTVIKNAAREPEIVDLQNFLNSMGARIRGSGTDTIKITGVKKLGTVEHYLIPDRIEAGTHMIAAAVTGGDIVVENVITDHLVPLTSKLKDAGCQIDEGDYQVRVQGTTHIRPLDIKTLPYPGFPTDLQPQMMVLLTFAQGTSVIVENIFENRFKHVDELRRLGAEIKVEGRIAIVKGVKKLTGAFVAATDLRAASALVLAGLVSEEATVIENIHYLDRGYEDFERKYNNLGAKIIRVNNSLSS, from the coding sequence TTGAAAACAGATAAATTTGTTGTAGTGGGAGGCAAAAAGCTATCTGGAAAGATAAGAGTTAGTGGTTCCAAAAACGCCGTTCTTCCAATAATGGCTGCAAGTATTCTGTCCAACAGGGAAGTAGTTATCCATGATGTGCCGTCTATATCAGATGTAATGGAAATGACTAAAATGCTGGAGATATTAGGTGCAAAAGTTAAGAAGGAGGGAAATGTTTATACAATAGATTCCTCTAATGTTCAACCACAAGAGTTTTCTGAAAGCATTGTGCGAAAAATCCGTGCATCAAGTCTATTTATGGGACCAATGTTGGGCAAGTTTGGTTCTATTAAGGTGGCATACCCTGGAGGATGCAATATTGGTTCTAGACCAATAGATTTGCATCTTAAAGGATTTGAAAAATTAAATGCAGTTGTTGTTGAAAGGCATGGTTATATAGAAGCTAATGGTGCTAATTTACAGGGCGGAATAATTTACCTGGATTTTCCAAGTGTTGGTGCCACTCAAAATCTGGTAATGGCTGCCTGCTTGATACCGGGTGATACAGTTATTAAAAATGCAGCAAGGGAGCCTGAAATAGTTGATTTGCAAAACTTTTTGAACTCTATGGGTGCCAGGATAAGAGGCTCGGGAACAGATACCATCAAGATTACCGGTGTTAAGAAGCTGGGCACAGTGGAGCACTATCTTATTCCTGATAGAATTGAAGCAGGTACCCATATGATTGCTGCAGCAGTTACAGGGGGAGACATTGTAGTGGAAAATGTTATAACTGATCACCTGGTTCCCCTTACCAGCAAGCTAAAGGACGCAGGCTGCCAAATTGACGAAGGAGACTACCAGGTTCGAGTACAGGGAACCACCCATATAAGACCCTTGGATATTAAGACCTTGCCATATCCAGGCTTTCCCACAGACTTACAGCCTCAGATGATGGTGCTGTTAACATTTGCTCAGGGGACCTCAGTAATTGTAGAAAATATTTTTGAAAATAGATTCAAACACGTTGACGAACTGAGAAGGCTTGGTGCAGAAATAAAGGTAGAAGGTAGAATTGCAATTGTTAAGGGAGTTAAAAAACTAACAGGAGCCTTCGTGGCAGCTACAGATTTAAGAGCTGCAAGTGCTCTAGTCCTAGCTGGTCTTGTATCAGAAGAAGCTACAGTTATAGAGAACATACATTATCTCGATAGGGGATATGAGGATTTTGAAAGAAAGTATAATAACCTGGGGGCCAAAATTATTAGAGTAAACAACTCTCTTAGCAGCTAA
- a CDS encoding UDP-N-acetylmuramoyl-tripeptide--D-alanyl-D-alanine ligase, which yields MKVQEIAKIVFGELINETKAAIDIKKVSTDTRTISEGDLFIPLIGERFNGHDFLASAQERGACAVFAQKSYWQEFKPNLTMPVILVDDTLKALQDLAHYHRSKYNIPVIAITGSNGKTSTKDIIAAVLHQKLNIVKSQGSFNNEIGLPLTLLEINSATQAVVVEMGMRGLGQINELAGIARPTIGVVTNVAPVHIELLKTIDNIASAKGELVRNIGKSGKVFLNGEDPWCIKMKDWTEAEVNFYGFNNSCRYQAQAIEMNFYKSKFKLIINGQTKDMELQLPGKHNILNSLAAVGVAYELGFDLESISQGLKTAVISEKRLEKITLDNGVILVNDTYNANPISMKASIDILSAAKGARRVAVLGDMYELGEYEKEGHLAVGKHVCHNGVDLLITIGKLGKFIAQGALDSGMTEDRIYSFADNHEAAEFLKKSIAQGDTVLFKGSRAAKIEEIVKQLI from the coding sequence ATGAAGGTGCAGGAAATAGCTAAGATTGTTTTTGGAGAGCTAATCAATGAAACTAAGGCGGCAATAGATATAAAAAAGGTTTCAACAGATACCAGAACCATTAGTGAAGGAGATTTATTTATTCCCCTTATTGGAGAAAGATTTAATGGACATGATTTTCTAGCTTCTGCACAGGAAAGAGGCGCTTGTGCAGTTTTTGCACAAAAAAGCTACTGGCAGGAATTTAAGCCAAATCTTACAATGCCAGTTATTCTTGTAGATGACACTTTAAAAGCCCTGCAGGACCTGGCACATTATCATAGAAGTAAATATAATATTCCAGTAATTGCTATAACAGGAAGCAATGGCAAGACTAGTACAAAGGATATAATAGCAGCTGTTCTCCATCAAAAACTAAATATTGTTAAAAGCCAGGGAAGTTTCAACAATGAAATAGGACTTCCTCTTACCCTTCTTGAAATAAATAGTGCTACCCAGGCGGTAGTTGTAGAAATGGGTATGAGGGGCCTTGGTCAAATAAATGAGCTGGCAGGTATTGCTAGACCAACAATTGGTGTGGTTACAAATGTGGCTCCTGTACATATTGAACTCTTAAAAACAATAGATAATATTGCATCTGCAAAGGGAGAACTCGTTAGAAATATAGGCAAATCAGGCAAGGTATTCCTAAATGGAGAGGACCCCTGGTGTATAAAGATGAAGGATTGGACAGAAGCAGAGGTTAATTTTTACGGGTTTAACAATAGCTGCAGGTATCAAGCTCAGGCTATTGAAATGAATTTTTATAAATCTAAGTTTAAGTTAATAATTAACGGTCAAACCAAGGACATGGAGCTTCAATTACCCGGAAAACACAATATATTAAATTCCCTGGCTGCTGTGGGTGTTGCCTATGAACTAGGATTTGATTTAGAGTCTATTTCACAAGGACTAAAAACCGCAGTTATTTCTGAAAAGAGGCTGGAGAAAATCACCCTTGATAATGGTGTTATCCTGGTAAATGATACATACAATGCAAATCCAATATCCATGAAAGCAAGTATTGATATTTTATCTGCAGCAAAAGGGGCCAGAAGGGTAGCTGTTTTAGGCGATATGTATGAACTAGGAGAATATGAGAAAGAGGGTCACTTAGCAGTAGGCAAGCATGTTTGTCATAATGGGGTTGACCTGCTAATTACAATAGGAAAGCTTGGAAAGTTCATTGCCCAAGGTGCCCTGGATAGCGGCATGACTGAGGACAGAATATATAGTTTTGCAGATAACCATGAAGCAGCAGAATTTCTTAAAAAAAGCATTGCCCAGGGAGATACTGTTTTGTTTAAGGGATCTAGAGCTGCAAAAATCGAGGAAATAGTTAAACAACTTATATAG
- the murG gene encoding undecaprenyldiphospho-muramoylpentapeptide beta-N-acetylglucosaminyltransferase, whose protein sequence is MKIIVTGGGTGGHIYPALAIAKGLQEVYKDCHILYVGTKKGLEANIVPKTEFNYQFITVEGLPRRLNLQSLKSGIKLMRGLGQSFKIISAFKPNAIVSTGGYVAGPVGWVGSQMGVPLLIHEQNSYPGITNKLLASKAKRICLTFEDSKKYFKDKSKLRVTGLPIRSEILNACKQSCYERLGLDTKKKTVLITGGSRGAQSINNAIIQAIPKMIKMAEAQFIFITGEMGYENIIEILKKQGINTDVMGNITIKPYMYNMEDALGAADLVIGRAGATFIAEITALGIPAILVPYPYATENHQEHNARSLVKNGAAVIIKDTDLTGEKLFRELYTLLGDSKKLASMKKASRDLGKPDALNQIINAFMEVIK, encoded by the coding sequence ATGAAAATAATTGTAACTGGTGGTGGGACAGGTGGTCATATATACCCTGCCCTTGCCATAGCAAAGGGACTGCAAGAGGTTTACAAAGACTGCCATATTTTATATGTGGGTACCAAAAAAGGTTTAGAGGCAAATATTGTTCCAAAAACAGAGTTTAATTATCAGTTTATTACAGTTGAAGGATTACCCCGAAGGTTAAATTTGCAATCTCTGAAAAGCGGCATCAAACTCATGAGAGGGCTGGGGCAATCCTTTAAGATTATATCGGCCTTTAAACCTAATGCAATAGTCTCAACTGGGGGATATGTAGCTGGACCAGTAGGATGGGTGGGCTCTCAAATGGGGGTGCCTCTTTTAATTCATGAACAAAACTCATATCCTGGTATTACAAACAAACTTCTAGCATCAAAAGCCAAAAGAATTTGTTTAACATTTGAGGATAGCAAAAAGTATTTTAAAGATAAATCCAAGCTTAGGGTAACTGGGCTGCCTATTCGTTCCGAAATTTTAAATGCCTGCAAACAGTCGTGTTACGAAAGGTTGGGACTTGACACAAAAAAGAAAACTGTTTTAATAACAGGAGGAAGTAGAGGTGCCCAGAGTATAAACAATGCAATAATCCAGGCTATACCTAAAATGATAAAAATGGCCGAGGCTCAGTTTATATTCATAACTGGGGAAATGGGATATGAGAATATCATAGAGATACTTAAAAAACAAGGAATAAACACTGATGTTATGGGTAATATTACCATTAAGCCATATATGTATAATATGGAAGATGCCCTAGGTGCGGCTGACCTGGTAATTGGCAGGGCAGGAGCCACTTTTATAGCTGAAATAACTGCCCTGGGTATACCGGCAATTCTTGTTCCATATCCATATGCTACTGAAAATCATCAGGAGCATAATGCCAGGTCACTTGTGAAAAATGGAGCTGCAGTTATTATTAAAGATACTGATTTAACTGGAGAAAAACTTTTTAGAGAGCTTTATACTCTCTTGGGGGATAGCAAGAAATTAGCGTCCATGAAAAAAGCCTCTAGAGACTTAGGCAAGCCTGATGCACTAAATCAAATAATTAATGCGTTTATGGAAGTGATAAAATAG
- the mraY gene encoding phospho-N-acetylmuramoyl-pentapeptide-transferase has product MVYLVTFGVAAISTVILGPLIIPILRSLKIGQTIRSDGPKRHFGKAGTPTMGGLIFLIPIIIASLFISPPNLSTGLLILMTLGFGIIGFTDDYLKVVLRRSLGLKARWKLAGQILLSLILAFIAVVFLDRGTNVWIPFVGELYLGWLYLPFVTFVVVGTTNAVNLTDGLDGLAAGTSAVAALGFLMVSIILDNHHTAIFSAALAGGCIGFLVFNAYPARVFMGDTGSLAIGAAIATLAVLTRTEILLAVIGGIFVVETFTVILQVISFKTTGKRLFLMSPLHHHYELKGWGERKIVLIFYLISIVFAFLGVALLKYL; this is encoded by the coding sequence ATGGTCTATCTCGTAACTTTTGGTGTGGCTGCCATCAGTACAGTTATTTTAGGCCCACTAATCATACCTATTTTACGTAGTCTAAAAATTGGTCAAACAATTCGTTCTGATGGGCCGAAAAGGCATTTTGGAAAGGCTGGCACCCCAACCATGGGTGGTCTGATTTTTCTAATCCCTATAATTATTGCAAGTCTTTTCATTTCCCCTCCAAATCTTAGTACAGGTTTATTAATTCTTATGACCCTGGGCTTTGGAATAATAGGGTTTACAGATGATTATTTAAAAGTAGTCTTAAGAAGATCCTTAGGCCTAAAGGCAAGGTGGAAGCTGGCTGGGCAGATCCTATTAAGTCTAATTCTGGCCTTTATTGCCGTTGTATTTTTAGATAGAGGAACCAATGTTTGGATACCCTTTGTAGGAGAGTTATATTTAGGGTGGCTATACCTGCCCTTTGTAACCTTTGTAGTGGTGGGGACAACAAATGCAGTAAATCTTACAGATGGTTTGGATGGTCTTGCTGCGGGAACATCAGCAGTGGCAGCACTGGGCTTTTTAATGGTTAGTATAATACTAGATAATCACCATACCGCCATCTTTTCTGCTGCTTTAGCAGGTGGATGTATTGGGTTTTTAGTATTTAACGCTTATCCTGCCAGGGTTTTCATGGGTGATACTGGGTCTTTAGCTATTGGAGCTGCAATCGCTACTTTGGCAGTATTGACTAGAACGGAGATCCTGCTGGCAGTAATTGGAGGAATATTTGTAGTAGAGACCTTTACAGTAATACTACAAGTTATTTCCTTTAAAACTACTGGTAAAAGATTGTTTTTAATGAGTCCCTTACACCATCATTATGAGTTGAAGGGGTGGGGTGAAAGGAAAATAGTACTAATCTTTTACTTAATATCTATAGTATTTGCTTTTTTAGGTGTTGCACTACTCAAGTATTTATAA
- the murC gene encoding UDP-N-acetylmuramate--L-alanine ligase, producing MNGINSVHFIGIGGAGMSGLAKILIQKGVKVSGSDLSDSKYVERLIQMGAQVKIGHHEDNVPESCDLVVISSAIPVSNPEISRARAMGIRIIKRGALLGELMKLQKGIAVAGAHGKTTTSSMIALILEDAGHDPTIVVGGELCNLCSNAKLGKGEYLVAEADESDGSFLELFPEIAMVTNIEDDHLDYYGSMESIINAFQQYINQIPPGGTAFIGIDDEIARKLKAPQNRKLKYYGLQDSSDFVAKNLLFNAAGSSSDIYYQNKFLGKLELTITGKHNIINALGALGVAMEAGVGFHEAITALKKFKGVERRFQLLGHEKNVKVVDDYAHHPTEIRATLEAARQAHKGRVVAVFQPHRYSRTKQLYHEFGNSFSDADFVVITDIYAAGEKAIPGISGELIFQEAKRRFPDKKIVYKGYDDLIDFLHKTTKAGDLILTLGAGDIWKKGKELIHVLGE from the coding sequence TTGAATGGAATAAATAGTGTACATTTCATTGGCATTGGTGGAGCCGGTATGAGTGGCCTGGCAAAAATATTAATCCAAAAGGGAGTTAAGGTTAGTGGGTCTGATTTATCTGACTCGAAGTATGTGGAGCGCCTTATCCAAATGGGAGCTCAAGTAAAAATAGGCCACCATGAAGATAATGTGCCCGAATCTTGTGATTTAGTTGTGATTTCTTCAGCTATACCAGTATCCAATCCGGAAATCAGTAGGGCAAGGGCTATGGGTATAAGGATTATAAAAAGAGGTGCCCTTCTAGGGGAACTCATGAAGCTTCAAAAGGGCATTGCTGTAGCTGGAGCCCACGGAAAAACAACAACTAGTTCCATGATTGCCCTTATACTAGAAGATGCAGGGCATGATCCTACTATAGTAGTGGGTGGAGAATTGTGTAACCTTTGCTCCAATGCAAAGCTGGGAAAGGGAGAATATCTTGTAGCGGAAGCAGATGAGAGTGACGGCTCGTTTCTAGAACTTTTCCCCGAGATTGCAATGGTAACTAACATTGAGGATGATCATTTAGATTATTATGGTTCTATGGAGAGTATTATAAATGCTTTTCAACAATATATTAATCAGATACCGCCAGGAGGCACAGCTTTTATAGGTATTGATGATGAAATTGCGAGGAAGCTTAAAGCACCCCAAAATAGAAAGCTAAAATACTATGGCTTACAGGATAGTAGTGATTTTGTTGCCAAGAATTTATTATTTAATGCTGCTGGCAGCTCATCAGATATATATTATCAGAATAAGTTTCTTGGCAAATTGGAACTTACTATTACTGGTAAACATAATATAATAAACGCATTGGGAGCCCTAGGGGTGGCCATGGAGGCTGGTGTTGGCTTCCATGAAGCAATAACCGCTTTGAAAAAATTCAAAGGAGTTGAAAGACGTTTTCAGCTATTAGGCCATGAGAAGAATGTCAAAGTGGTAGACGATTATGCTCACCATCCTACTGAGATTAGAGCTACTTTAGAGGCAGCTCGGCAGGCACATAAGGGAAGGGTTGTAGCTGTATTTCAACCTCACCGTTATTCCAGGACAAAACAGCTTTATCATGAATTTGGCAATTCATTTTCTGATGCAGATTTTGTTGTCATAACTGATATATATGCGGCAGGAGAAAAGGCTATTCCAGGTATTAGTGGGGAATTAATCTTTCAGGAGGCAAAAAGGAGATTTCCTGATAAAAAAATAGTCTATAAAGGATATGATGACTTAATTGATTTTCTGCATAAGACTACCAAAGCTGGTGACTTAATTCTAACATTAGGTGCCGGGGATATATGGAAAAAGGGCAAGGAGCTTATTCACGTTTTGGGGGAGTAG
- the murD gene encoding UDP-N-acetylmuramoyl-L-alanine--D-glutamate ligase: MDLGSKKILIIGMARSGIAAAKVLAEQGALVTIYDQKSRENLLEELKTLSGLNIDFYLEGREPEISKDRFDLVVTSPGVPLSASPLVKAYKHGLPVWSELELAYTMTKSPIIAVTGTNGKTTTTALIGDILEKTGNKVKVAGNIGIPLVKEAVTADRSTYLVVEVSSFQLETIHSFHPKVAVLLNITPDHLDRHKTMENYIAAKGNIFSNQTSHDYAVLNYDDSISRGFSSKIKSKVIFFSKKHKLEQGVFLEDGIIIAKWKARTEKIIEWEQVRIKGSHNLENSMAAVGVALALGLDRNGLYNSLKTFPGVPHRLEPVGEVNGVLYINDSKGTNPEATIKALEAYMDRDIVLIAGGMDKGSSFQELAQTLTRLKVKVVVFGETAEAIRDAVLKTGINDCHKVKDLQEAVELSKNIASKGGVVLLSPACASWDMYKNYEERGDHFRNLVKKTMG; this comes from the coding sequence ATGGATTTAGGGAGTAAAAAAATACTAATAATTGGCATGGCTAGAAGTGGGATAGCTGCTGCTAAAGTTTTGGCAGAACAAGGAGCTTTAGTTACCATATATGATCAGAAATCCAGGGAAAATCTCTTGGAGGAATTAAAAACCCTTTCCGGTTTAAATATTGATTTTTACCTGGAAGGACGTGAACCTGAAATATCCAAGGATAGGTTCGACCTGGTTGTGACAAGTCCGGGTGTTCCCCTATCAGCTTCCCCACTTGTCAAAGCCTATAAGCATGGCTTGCCTGTATGGAGTGAGCTTGAATTGGCCTATACAATGACAAAGTCCCCTATTATAGCAGTTACAGGAACAAATGGCAAAACCACTACAACAGCACTCATTGGAGATATTTTAGAAAAAACCGGCAATAAGGTTAAGGTGGCAGGCAATATTGGCATTCCTTTAGTTAAAGAAGCAGTTACTGCAGATAGGAGTACATACTTGGTGGTGGAGGTTAGCAGTTTCCAATTGGAGACCATCCATAGCTTTCACCCTAAGGTTGCAGTACTTTTGAATATAACACCTGATCATTTGGATAGGCATAAAACAATGGAGAACTATATAGCTGCCAAGGGAAACATATTCAGCAACCAAACCAGCCATGATTATGCAGTACTAAACTATGATGATAGTATAAGCAGAGGGTTCTCATCAAAGATAAAAAGCAAGGTAATATTTTTTAGTAAAAAACATAAATTAGAACAAGGTGTTTTTTTAGAGGATGGTATTATAATTGCTAAATGGAAGGCCAGGACGGAAAAAATAATTGAGTGGGAGCAGGTTAGAATTAAAGGGTCCCATAACCTAGAAAACTCAATGGCTGCAGTTGGTGTTGCCTTGGCTTTAGGGTTGGATAGAAACGGTCTGTACAATAGTTTGAAAACTTTTCCAGGTGTTCCCCACAGGCTGGAGCCTGTAGGTGAGGTAAATGGCGTTTTATACATTAATGACTCCAAGGGTACAAATCCTGAGGCTACAATTAAGGCTTTAGAAGCATACATGGACAGGGATATAGTATTAATTGCTGGAGGAATGGATAAGGGAAGCTCATTTCAGGAACTTGCTCAGACTTTAACCAGGCTTAAGGTTAAGGTAGTTGTTTTTGGAGAAACTGCTGAAGCTATAAGAGACGCCGTGTTAAAAACTGGCATTAATGATTGCCATAAGGTAAAGGATTTGCAGGAGGCTGTGGAATTAAGTAAAAATATAGCCTCTAAGGGAGGAGTAGTGCTTTTATCTCCTGCCTGTGCCAGCTGGGATATGTATAAGAATTATGAAGAACGAGGAGACCACTTCCGAAACTTAGTCAAAAAGACAATGGGGTGA